One Centropristis striata isolate RG_2023a ecotype Rhode Island chromosome 22, C.striata_1.0, whole genome shotgun sequence genomic window carries:
- the LOC131960331 gene encoding peroxisomal succinyl-coenzyme A thioesterase-like yields MQHRRLNFAQIRLSTMSHTVPPVLSVVPSRALVDEKFRVLVENLPPGAPVTLHSLLQSEDKDYWEAYGHYISDERGAVSAADDLSFGGTYKGKEAMGLLWSMRPVPGSRDGLRLRKSDVCTPLLVNISVYSGHVTEGFREQTPLASSITERWYMAPGVQRIVIKEEGVKGTLFIPPGPGPFPGILDMWGGSGGLMEYRSSLLASHGYISFALEYFSPGELKSADTEFEYFEKAFNIIQKHPQMIPDRVGAFGLSLGSVFAIMLAAESNVVKLQCGVCISGNHLYPRELTLRGVFLMLASKSHKIRHDENNYEIWRDMGLAIVNNPKGKVDVGKINCPLMLLNGGDDQNWPTVEAAEDMAQMLRAVGKEHLLTRVTYPDAGHLIEPPYSPHFRATKFIKDITKEKVILLWGGQTKPHADAQEDAWNKILTFLQQHLKRQNNSQSQDVKDHSKNQITSRCVTAHSY; encoded by the exons ATGCAGCACCGACGGTTAAATTTCGCTCAGAT ACGATTGTCCACCATGTCCCACACGGTGCCTCCGGTCCTCTCTGTTGTCCCCTCTCGGGCTCTGGTGGATGAGAAGTTCAGGGTGCTGGTGGAGAATCTGCCTCCAGGAGCTCCAGTAACACTTCACTCCCTGCTCCAGTCTGAGGACAAGGACTACTGGGAGGCCTACGGACACTACATCAGTGATGAGAGAGGAGCCGTGTCCG CTGCAGATGATCTCAGTTTCGGGGGAACTTACAAAGGGAAAGAAGCCATGGGTTTATTGTGGAGTATGCGTCCAGTCCCAGGCAGCCGTGACGGCCTCAG GTTGAGAAAGTCGGACGTCTGCACGCCCCTGCTGGTCAACATCTCCGTCTACAGTGGACATGTAACGGAGGGCTTCAGGGAGCAGACTCCTCTGGCCTCGTCGATCACAGAGAGATGGTACATGGCTCCAGGGGTCCAGAGGATTGTTATCAAAGAGGAAGGAGTAAAAGGGACCCTGTTTATACCTCCAG GTCCAGGACCCTTCCCCGGCATACTGGATATGTGGGGAGGCAGCGGAGGCCTGATGGAGTATCGTTCATCCTTACTGGCGTCTCACGGTTACATTTCTTTTGCACTGGAGTATTTCAGCCCCGGTGAGCTGAAGTCAGCAGACACAGAGTTCGAGTACTTTGAG AAAGCGTTTAATATCATCCAGAAACATCCTCAAATGATTCCGGACAGAGTCGGAGCTTTTGGTCTTTCCCTCGGATCAGTTTTTGCCATCATGTTGGCAGCTGAGAGCAACGTGGTCAAG CTTCAATGTGGTGTTTGTATCAGCGGGAATCACCTTTATCCACGTGAATTGACCCTCAGAGGGGTCTTTCTAATGTTGGCCAG CAAATCTCACAAGATACGCCACGATGAGAACAACTATGAGATATGGCGAGACATGGGACTGGCAATTGTCAACAATCCTAAAGGGAAAGTGGAC gtgGGTAAAATAAACTGCCCGTTGATGCTGTTGAACGGTGGTGATGATCAGAACTGGCCCACAGTGGAGGCTGCTGAGGAT aTGGCCCAGATGTTGCGTGCGGTGGGGAAGGAGCACCTGCTGACCAGAGTCACCTACCCGGATGCTGGACACCTGATCGAGCCGCCGTACTCGCCTCACTTCAGAGCCACGAAGTTCATAAAGGACATCACAAAAGAGAAAG tgattCTGCTGTGGGGAGGACAGACCAAACCACACGCAGACGCTCAGGAAGACGCCTGGAACAAGATCTTGACTTTTCTGCAGCAGCATCTGAAACGCCAAAACAACTCCCAAAGCCAGGATGTGAAAGATCACTCAAAGAATCAAATCACCTCAAGATGTGTCACTGCACATTCCTACTGA